From one Nonomuraea polychroma genomic stretch:
- a CDS encoding cytochrome P450 family protein — MATNLPSFPAADEHPLDTCIRIREIAPVVEVEFPGGVPAYLALTHKAVREILAGDNKTFLRAPEHWPALYDGSIPEDWPLRAIIQGGHLSTVDGGDHKRLRSLVGRAFTPARVQAMEPRIQQIVDGLLDDVVAAGDGVDLVPAFTEALPMWVICELFGVSAEDRLRLRNWTSTLLAHTTPPEVAFATQNDLQAFLHDLVERKQREPGEDLTSGLVQARDEGDKLTTDELVGVLWLMLVAGHETTVHLLGHAIVALAQNPGQLALAKAEDRWADVVEETLRYRHSVMMTSFRFTAEDVTIAGVHIPKGKAVGVVYQASGIDPAEYGESANQFDLTREQTGHLGFGHGPRYCIGAPLARMESRLALASLYRRLPGLSLAIDPDDIAYSPSFFTIGPLTLPVNLGIANP, encoded by the coding sequence ATGGCAACGAACCTCCCCTCCTTCCCCGCCGCGGACGAACACCCGCTCGACACCTGCATCCGGATACGGGAGATCGCTCCCGTGGTCGAGGTGGAATTCCCAGGGGGCGTGCCCGCCTACCTGGCGCTGACCCACAAGGCCGTACGCGAGATCCTCGCCGGGGACAACAAGACCTTCCTCAGGGCTCCCGAACACTGGCCTGCTCTCTACGACGGATCGATTCCCGAAGACTGGCCGCTCCGCGCCATCATTCAGGGAGGTCACCTGTCCACCGTGGACGGAGGCGATCACAAGCGGCTGCGCAGCCTGGTCGGCAGGGCGTTCACACCGGCCCGGGTGCAGGCCATGGAGCCGCGGATCCAGCAGATCGTCGATGGGCTGCTGGATGACGTGGTGGCCGCAGGCGACGGCGTCGACCTGGTCCCCGCCTTCACCGAGGCGCTGCCGATGTGGGTGATCTGCGAGTTGTTCGGCGTGTCGGCCGAGGACCGGCTGCGGCTGCGGAACTGGACCTCCACGCTGCTGGCGCACACCACTCCGCCGGAGGTGGCGTTCGCCACGCAGAACGACCTTCAGGCCTTCCTGCACGATCTGGTGGAGCGCAAGCAGCGGGAGCCGGGCGAGGACCTCACCTCCGGCCTGGTTCAGGCCCGCGACGAGGGGGACAAGCTCACCACCGACGAACTGGTCGGCGTGTTGTGGCTCATGCTCGTCGCCGGCCACGAGACCACCGTCCACCTGCTCGGGCACGCCATCGTGGCGCTGGCACAGAACCCCGGCCAGCTCGCGCTGGCCAAGGCCGAGGACCGGTGGGCCGACGTGGTCGAGGAGACCCTGCGCTACCGCCACTCGGTGATGATGACCAGCTTCCGTTTCACGGCCGAGGACGTGACCATCGCCGGGGTGCACATCCCCAAAGGCAAGGCGGTGGGCGTGGTCTACCAGGCGAGTGGCATCGACCCGGCGGAGTACGGCGAGAGCGCGAACCAGTTCGACCTCACCCGCGAGCAGACCGGACATCTCGGCTTCGGCCACGGCCCCCGGTATTGCATCGGGGCGCCGCTGGCCCGGATGGAGAGCCGGTTGGCGCTGGCCTCGCTGTACCGGCGGCTGCCGGGGCTCAGCCTCGCGATCGACCCCGACGACATTGCGTACTCGCCGTCGTTCTTCACGATCGGCCCGCTGACCTTGCCGGTCAACCTCGGTATCGCCAATCCCTGA